The Branchiostoma floridae strain S238N-H82 chromosome 8, Bfl_VNyyK, whole genome shotgun sequence genome has a segment encoding these proteins:
- the LOC118421991 gene encoding uncharacterized protein LOC118421991, whose protein sequence is MTMNLGVPVAILLQLCMNIIHPVQTAYCGSTHHLTGKRGHIWSVTDVTSDQCEWDIRADPDRIILINFDTSGFRRGSDNCTSDVLTFHDGDSSAFRITDEFCGDQTTDAGRLHLSTASTGSQMHVVYSRGAMALQRTDFNITFTTRGNNTLELYVIPDWVFPIPGFQPPLPRCYYTSDTSAVLNGTVQFIVPGQRDNNILPPFLNIFTDAKAA, encoded by the exons ATGACCATGAACCTGGGCGTCCCTGTCGCCATCCTTCTCCAGCTCTGCATGAACATCATCCACCCAGTACAAACTG CATATTGCGGGAGCACACATCATCTGACCGGAAAACGTGGCCATATATGGAGCGTAACGGATGTGACGTCAGACCAATGCGAGTGGGACATCAGAGCTGATCCTGACAGGATTATACTG ATCAACTTCGACACCTCCGGATTCCGGCGAGGCTCAGACAACTGCACTTCTGACGTTCTCACGTTTCATGACGGAGACTCTTCAGCCTTCAGAATCACCGATGAGTTCTGCGGAGACCAGACAA CTGACGCAGGCCGTCTGCACCTGTCCACCGCCAGTACGGGGAGTCAGATGCACGTTGTGTACAGCCGCGGGGCAATGGCTCTGCAGAGAACTGACTTCAACATTACCTTTACTACAAGAGGCAACA ATACTCTCGAATTGTACGTCATCCCAGACTGGGTCTTCCCGATCCCTGGCTTTCAGCCACCCTTACCCAGGTGTTACTACACCTCCGACACGTCTGCCGTGCTTAACGGTACAGTGCAGTTCATCGTGCCGGGACAAAG
- the LOC118420724 gene encoding polyribonucleotide nucleotidyltransferase-like — MNLKALFAWIWGVVAMLFVSAQAVPAAPAKVAPAGYFKDFFETEGNLAVERVRRDERGSEKECRGGGNSDRGGRGSVNRCRRGPSARGGGGGGGGRVRRDR, encoded by the exons ATGAATCTTAAAGCGCTGTTCGCCTGGATATGGGGAGTGGTGGCCATGTTGTTCGTGTCCGCTCAAGCCGTCCCGGCAG CGCCTGCTAAAGTGGCCCCTGCAG GTTATTTCAAAGATTTCTTCGAGACCG AAGGAAATCTAGCAGTAGAGCGCGTCAGACGTGATGAAAGAGGATCTGAAAAAGAGTGTCGGGGAGGCGGGAACTCAGACCGCGGGGGACGCGGATCCGTAAATCGATGCCGTAGAGGCCCAAGTGCGCGCGGAGGAGGCGGTGGGGGTGGGGGCCGTGTGAGACGTGACCGTTGa
- the LOC118421993 gene encoding torsin-1A-like produces the protein MPRAPAEEWTLPQSCGVRAHKFIILDHFPHPGEAWQYREQVRDWVRGNVSHSDRQHLFVFDEMETVYPSLAEGLLSLLEEDTSNTMFIFIWSTEKLPMGRYLLQQISKGRSRESIREEEIQDLLSQLQVDTDSSEPSSTNFASTGKTFAATVKKPSNIPEGHAAVNHATMETATPSTNDDPLNAVDSVSGRKGRILTGDVLGGKGPDLGRYFMPFLPLEREHVLKCAEVELAANGQAIATETAQRIVAEMQFYPRERPVFSKYGCKRLSIRVDISKEN, from the exons atgccccgggcccctgcggaagaatggactcttccacaG AGTTGTGGAGTCAGAGCGCACAAGTTCATCATTCTCGACCACTTCCCTCATCCAGGAGAAGCATGGCAGTACAGGGAGCAGGTCCGAGACTGGGTCAGGGGGAACGTCTCACATAGTGACAGGCAGCACTTGTTCGTGTTTGACGAGATGGAGACGGTTTATCCCAGTTTAGCTGAGGGACTTCTGTCATTGCTGGAAGAAGATACTTCAAACACTATGTTTATCTTCATCTGGAGCACAGAAAAGCTACCTATGGGCAGGTATTTGCTACAACAGATAAGCAAGGGCCGATCCAGAGAGAGCATCAGAGAAGAGGAGATACAGGACCTCCTAAGTCAGCTTCAAGTTGACACTGACAGTTCAGAACCGTCTTCAACTAATTTTGCATCTACTGGCAAAACTTTTGCTGCTACTGTTAAAAAGCCTAGCAATATCCCAGAAGGCCATGCTGCTGTCAATCACGCTACCATGGAGACTGCCACACCCTCAACTAATGACGATCCCTTGAATGCCGTTGACTCAGTCTCTGGCAGAAAAGGACGCATCTTGACCGGAGACGTTTTAGGCGGGAAAGGTCCGGATCTAGGGCGTTACTTCATGCCTTTTCTTCCCCTGGAGAGAGAACATGTTCTGAAATGTGCAGAAGTGGAACTCGCTGCAAATGGTCAAGCAATTGCCACGGAAACGGCACAACGAATAGTTGCTGAGATGCAATTCTACCCCAGAGAAAGGCCTGTCTTCTCCAAGTATGGCTGCAAGAGGTTGTCAATCAGAGTGGACATATCCAAGGAAAATTAA
- the LOC118420716 gene encoding tyrosine-protein kinase receptor Tie-1-like has product MLLCGNHDNIIGLKGICFRDGPLQLVLEYAEQGCLLHLLWTLRAESKLNRTVLVNKRHIFENMMVEVCCGLEHLASMKLVHRDIAARNILICGKGTAKIADFGLARDMYAVGYHRQDGGNDLLPLKWMAPEGLKNEARFTHKSDVWSFGVLLWEVAQLGRMPYSGIETAESLYDALQNHFRLPKPQMCTYQRYDLMKQCWKFNEKNRPEATSIREQLEADPNGFFYFNQAPCFRALVAAAGAAITMV; this is encoded by the exons TTGTTGTgtggtaaccatgacaacatcATCGGGCTGAAAGGCATCTGTTTTAGAGATG GACCACTCCAACTGGTGCTAGAATACGCAGAGCAAGGATGCCTCCTGCACCTGCTGTGGACGTTACGTGCGGAGTCCAAACTCAACAGGACCGTTCTGGTCAACAAACGGCACATCTTCGAGAACATGATGGTGGAAGTGTGCTGCGGCCTGGAGCATCTGGCAAGcatgaag CTTGTTCACCGAGACATCGCGGCCCGGAACATCCTGATCTGTGGGAAGGGAACCGCCAAGATTGCGGACTTCGGGCTGGCCCGGGACATGTACGCTGTGGGGTACCATCGGCAGGACGGG GGCAATGATCTCCTGCCACTGAAGTGGATGGCACCGGAGGGCCTGAAGAACGAGGCTAGGTTCACCCACAAGAGTGACGT CTGGTCTTTTGGGGTTCTGTTGTGGGAAGTAGCGCAGCTGGGCCGCATGCCTTACTCTGGAATAGAGACTGCAGAAAGTCTGTACGATGCTTTGCAGAACCACTTCAGACTCCCCAAGCCCCAGATGTGCACATACCAAAG GTATGACCTGATGAAGCAGTGCTGGAAGTTTAACGAGAAGAACAGGCCAGAGGCAACATCAATCAGAGAGCAACTGGAGGCAGACCCCAAT GGCTTCTTCTACTTCAACCAAGCTCCTTGCTTTCGCGCACTTGTTGCAGCTGCTGGGGCCGCAATCACGATGGTGTGA